One window of Thermacetogenium phaeum DSM 12270 genomic DNA carries:
- the spoIVA gene encoding stage IV sporulation protein A — translation MENVNIFRDIVERTGGDIYLGVVGPVRTGKSTFIKRFMELLVLPNIANPADKERATDELPQSGAGRMVMTVEPKFIPQEAVDIVIRDGLKMKVRMVDCVGYTVDGALGYVEEEGSPRMVKTPWFEQAIPFQEAAEMGTRKVITDHSTIGIVVTTDGSITDIPRENYLEAEERVIGELKELGKPFVVILNSVYPEAPETQELVHELEEKYDLPVLAMNCSEMSTDDLLNILQESLYEFPVQEVNVKLPLWLEELDQNYWLRTEFEQTIQDAVSSVSRLRDIDLAVEKIRENEHVSTAVLQEMNLGTGVADIEVRVEEGLFYRVLEEVSGLSVAGDQDILRLMRDLAKARNEMEKIAPALEEVRELGYGVVAPSLDEMILEEPELIRQGNRFGVKLKASAPSLHIIRADITTEITPIIGTEKQCEELVRYLLEEFEDDPQKIWQRDIFGKSLHELVREGIQNKLHRMPENAQAKLQETVQRIVNEGSGGLICIII, via the coding sequence ATGGAGAACGTCAATATCTTCCGGGATATTGTCGAGAGAACCGGTGGGGATATTTACCTTGGTGTGGTCGGGCCCGTGAGAACCGGTAAATCAACTTTTATTAAGCGTTTCATGGAATTGCTGGTGCTACCCAACATAGCGAATCCCGCGGATAAGGAGAGGGCTACAGACGAGCTGCCGCAAAGCGGTGCCGGCAGGATGGTGATGACAGTTGAGCCGAAGTTCATTCCCCAAGAAGCGGTGGATATTGTAATCCGGGACGGCCTCAAAATGAAGGTTAGGATGGTTGATTGTGTCGGTTACACAGTCGACGGCGCCCTGGGATATGTCGAAGAGGAAGGCAGCCCGCGAATGGTGAAAACGCCTTGGTTTGAGCAGGCGATTCCTTTTCAGGAAGCAGCAGAAATGGGGACGCGAAAGGTAATTACCGATCATTCTACGATCGGGATAGTAGTCACAACCGACGGTTCGATTACAGATATTCCCCGGGAGAATTACCTGGAAGCTGAGGAGCGGGTGATCGGGGAGCTCAAGGAACTGGGAAAACCTTTTGTGGTGATTCTCAATTCCGTTTATCCGGAAGCCCCGGAAACGCAGGAACTGGTGCACGAACTGGAAGAGAAGTACGACCTCCCAGTGCTGGCCATGAACTGCAGCGAGATGTCCACCGATGATCTCCTCAATATTCTCCAGGAGTCGCTGTATGAATTTCCTGTCCAAGAAGTTAACGTTAAACTGCCGCTCTGGCTTGAAGAACTCGACCAGAACTACTGGCTGCGCACCGAATTCGAACAAACGATCCAGGATGCCGTCAGCAGTGTCAGCAGGCTCCGGGATATCGATCTGGCAGTTGAGAAGATCAGGGAAAATGAGCATGTCAGCACAGCCGTGCTCCAGGAGATGAATCTGGGAACAGGGGTTGCCGACATCGAGGTTCGAGTGGAAGAGGGACTGTTTTACAGGGTTCTTGAGGAGGTCAGCGGTCTATCGGTTGCTGGGGATCAGGATATTCTCCGCTTGATGCGAGATCTCGCCAAAGCCAGAAATGAAATGGAAAAAATCGCCCCGGCTCTGGAAGAGGTGCGTGAGCTCGGCTACGGGGTTGTTGCTCCCAGTTTAGATGAGATGATTCTGGAAGAACCTGAACTGATCCGCCAAGGTAACCGCTTTGGAGTTAAGCTCAAGGCGAGCGCTCCCTCTCTTCACATTATCAGGGCGGACATCACGACGGAAATCACCCCGATTATAGGGACTGAGAAGCAGTGTGAGGAGCTAGTGCGTTATCTGCTCGAAGAGTTCGAGGATGATCCTCAAAAGATCTGGCAGCGGGACATTTTTGGTAAATCATTACATGAATTAGTGCGGGAGGGGATTCAGAATAAACTGCACAGGATGCCGGAAAACGCTCAGGCGAAGCTGCAGGAGACTGTGCAGCGGATTGTCAACGAAGGAAGTGGTGGCTTGATCTGCATCATTATTTAA
- a CDS encoding NAD(P)H-dependent glycerol-3-phosphate dehydrogenase translates to MQEVIAVLGAGSWGTALAVHLASNHYRVRLWARNPDFAREIAAKRENAKYLPGVTLPSSIEVMSELPLLLEEAKIIVFAVPSQSIREVIKKTKPLLKGDCFLVNTAKGLENSTCLRLSQVFIEELPQYKNRLVVLSGPSHAEEVGRGIPTAVVAASHSREAAEYLQDVFMSPTLRVYTSLDLVGVELGGALKNIIALGAGIAEGLGYGDNTKAALITRGLTEIARLGVKLGANPLTFLGLTGMGDLVVTAMSRHSRNRRAGLLIGQGYSLQEALERVGMVVEGVHTTAVARRIALSYQIEMPITEKTYQVLFEGLPPDAAVSHLMTRSKRHEVEETFFQRIGY, encoded by the coding sequence GTGCAGGAGGTTATAGCCGTATTAGGGGCCGGGAGCTGGGGAACGGCGCTGGCTGTACATCTGGCTTCCAATCACTATCGGGTAAGATTGTGGGCGCGCAATCCGGATTTCGCACGAGAGATTGCAGCCAAGAGGGAGAATGCAAAATACCTACCAGGGGTGACTCTGCCTTCCTCCATTGAAGTGATGTCAGAACTGCCCCTGCTTCTGGAGGAAGCAAAGATAATTGTCTTTGCTGTTCCTTCTCAGAGCATCAGAGAGGTTATTAAGAAAACAAAACCGTTATTAAAGGGCGATTGTTTTCTCGTGAATACGGCCAAAGGCTTAGAAAACAGCACCTGTTTGCGGCTTTCTCAGGTTTTTATCGAAGAGCTGCCGCAATACAAAAACAGGCTGGTGGTGCTTTCCGGGCCCAGCCATGCAGAGGAGGTAGGGCGCGGTATTCCTACGGCGGTAGTCGCTGCAAGTCATTCCCGGGAGGCTGCCGAGTACCTGCAGGACGTTTTTATGTCTCCAACCCTGCGCGTTTACACCAGCCTCGATCTCGTCGGAGTGGAGTTGGGGGGAGCATTGAAAAATATTATCGCGCTGGGAGCGGGGATCGCTGAGGGCCTTGGATATGGGGATAATACGAAGGCCGCCCTGATTACCCGCGGTCTGACGGAAATTGCCCGGCTGGGAGTGAAGCTGGGGGCAAATCCCCTGACATTCCTGGGGCTTACGGGGATGGGGGACCTCGTCGTTACGGCAATGAGCAGGCACAGCAGAAATCGCCGGGCCGGCCTTTTGATCGGGCAGGGCTACTCCCTGCAGGAGGCGCTGGAAAGGGTGGGGATGGTTGTGGAAGGTGTGCATACCACCGCTGTAGCCCGAAGAATTGCTCTCAGTTACCAGATCGAAATGCCCATTACCGAAAAAACGTACCAGGTGCTTTTTGAAGGGCTCCCGCCGGATGCGGCCGTTTCCCATCTCATGACTAGATCGAAACGCCATGAGGTTGAAGAGACATTCTTTCAAAGAATAGGGTACTGA
- the plsY gene encoding glycerol-3-phosphate 1-O-acyltransferase PlsY translates to MQVLLLLGSYLIGSIPCGYLVGRKYRVDIRRYGSGNIGATNAFRVLGPRVGLLVLLCDAAKGFFPVLIINHFFGPAWAVMAGLATMAGHNWSLFLGFRGGRGVATGAGVVLALMPGVVAVALVIWLAVVLITGYVSLASIFAALFVPLIAFFFKVPPLYYLFAIPAPLIVVYRHLPNIRRLQKGTEPRIRFR, encoded by the coding sequence TTGCAGGTTTTGCTACTGCTAGGAAGTTATTTGATCGGATCCATACCCTGCGGTTACCTGGTCGGGAGAAAATACCGGGTTGATATCCGCCGCTATGGAAGCGGCAACATCGGTGCCACCAATGCTTTCCGGGTTTTGGGCCCCCGGGTAGGACTGCTGGTACTTCTCTGCGATGCTGCCAAGGGTTTTTTCCCCGTACTGATAATAAACCACTTCTTCGGCCCCGCCTGGGCGGTGATGGCCGGATTAGCCACCATGGCGGGGCACAACTGGTCGCTATTTCTCGGATTTCGCGGTGGGCGTGGCGTTGCGACCGGCGCAGGTGTCGTGCTGGCCCTCATGCCCGGCGTGGTTGCCGTCGCTCTAGTCATCTGGCTGGCGGTTGTCCTGATCACCGGTTATGTTTCCCTGGCATCAATCTTTGCCGCTCTCTTTGTACCGCTGATCGCTTTTTTCTTCAAAGTGCCTCCTCTCTATTATCTTTTTGCCATTCCTGCGCCGCTGATCGTCGTCTACAGGCACCTTCCCAATATCCGGCGCCTGCAAAAAGGAACTGAGCCCAGAATTCGTTTTCGATAG
- the thrC gene encoding threonine synthase yields MSWKGVIEAYRSFLPVTENTPVVTLYEGNTALLPAPRLSERLQVHLYLKFEGQNPTGSFKDRGMTMAVSKAVESGSKAVMCASTGNTSASAAAFAARAGIKCVVLVPNGYIALGKLAQALIHGAEVIAIEGNFDTALRLVRKVTGEHPLTLVNSLNPHRIEGQKTAAFEICDQLGFAPDYLALPVGNAGNITAYWKGFREYASAGRVSGTPKMLGFQAAGAAPIVRGEVVTEPQTVATAIRIGNPASWQKALEALKESQGRIETVTDEEIISAYQLVARTEGLFVEPASAAALAGVIKLAGEGFFPPGSHVVCIMTGHGLKDPDTTLKTCSLKPAVVPPDKNRVLDVLEKLQVL; encoded by the coding sequence ATGAGCTGGAAGGGTGTTATCGAGGCATACCGCTCCTTCCTTCCCGTTACTGAAAATACCCCTGTGGTAACCCTTTATGAAGGGAATACGGCTCTGCTTCCGGCGCCGCGTCTATCGGAAAGATTGCAGGTACATCTCTATCTTAAATTTGAAGGCCAGAACCCTACCGGTTCCTTTAAGGACCGGGGGATGACCATGGCCGTAAGCAAGGCCGTAGAGAGTGGCAGCAAAGCTGTTATGTGTGCCTCAACAGGGAATACATCGGCTTCGGCAGCAGCTTTTGCCGCCCGTGCCGGGATCAAGTGCGTAGTCCTCGTACCCAACGGGTACATCGCGCTCGGCAAACTTGCTCAGGCTTTGATTCACGGGGCGGAGGTAATCGCCATTGAAGGCAATTTCGATACTGCCCTCCGATTGGTGCGGAAGGTTACAGGGGAGCATCCCCTGACGCTGGTTAATTCCCTCAACCCCCACCGGATTGAGGGGCAAAAGACCGCTGCTTTCGAGATCTGCGACCAACTCGGGTTCGCACCTGATTACCTGGCCCTGCCAGTGGGAAACGCCGGGAATATTACAGCATACTGGAAGGGTTTCCGGGAGTATGCCTCCGCCGGACGTGTCTCGGGCACTCCGAAGATGCTCGGTTTTCAGGCAGCGGGTGCGGCTCCTATTGTCAGAGGAGAAGTTGTAACCGAACCCCAGACGGTGGCAACCGCCATTCGTATCGGAAACCCGGCAAGCTGGCAGAAGGCGCTGGAGGCCTTGAAGGAATCGCAGGGGCGCATAGAAACGGTCACCGATGAAGAGATAATCAGCGCCTACCAGCTTGTCGCCCGCACAGAAGGGCTTTTTGTTGAGCCAGCTTCTGCCGCTGCTCTGGCGGGGGTCATCAAGCTGGCAGGGGAGGGCTTTTTCCCGCCGGGGAGCCATGTGGTCTGCATTATGACCGGCCACGGCTTAAAGGATCCGGATACGACGCTGAAGACCTGTTCTCTGAAGCCTGCGGTTGTTCCCCCTGATAAGAACCGAGTTTTAGATGTGTTGGAGAAGCTCCAGGTCCTTTAA
- the thrB gene encoding homoserine kinase has translation MVVKRIAVRVPATTANLGPGFDALGMSLKLYNRIELEEIEKEQLLVEVEGEGAALLPRDDSNLAVRAIASLFRRIGYRPAGLRLRLYNEIPLASGLGSSAAAIAGGLVAANALAGNPLSRQEILDQAVALEGHPDNVAAALLGGVVIVVQDGTFYSCTRLQVPRNVKITAVVPDFRLSTKAAREVLPEFVPLKDAVYNLGRAALLVAALREGNWDLLGVAMQDRLHQPYRCRLVPGLNDIFAIARKEGAYGAALSGAGPTVIAFSPPECEVGEAIRGAFLARGIEARVLNLEPELEGTHLIC, from the coding sequence GTGGTAGTGAAAAGGATTGCAGTTAGGGTTCCCGCAACAACGGCCAATCTAGGGCCCGGTTTTGATGCCCTGGGAATGTCCTTGAAGCTGTACAACAGGATAGAACTGGAAGAGATAGAAAAAGAGCAGCTTTTGGTAGAAGTGGAGGGAGAGGGAGCAGCACTGCTCCCCAGAGACGACAGCAATCTGGCAGTGAGGGCAATTGCCAGCCTCTTCCGGCGGATTGGTTATCGTCCGGCCGGATTGAGGCTGCGTCTGTATAACGAAATACCCCTTGCTAGTGGTTTGGGCAGCAGCGCAGCAGCTATTGCCGGCGGGCTGGTCGCAGCGAACGCCCTTGCCGGCAACCCCTTATCCAGGCAGGAGATATTGGACCAGGCAGTGGCACTGGAAGGGCACCCGGACAATGTTGCTGCCGCCCTCCTGGGGGGGGTTGTGATAGTAGTACAAGACGGTACTTTTTACTCCTGTACCCGCCTTCAGGTGCCGCGGAATGTTAAGATTACCGCTGTAGTGCCCGATTTCCGGTTGTCAACAAAGGCAGCCCGGGAAGTCCTGCCTGAGTTCGTTCCATTGAAGGATGCCGTATACAACTTGGGGAGGGCCGCCCTGCTGGTGGCGGCCCTCCGGGAAGGAAACTGGGATCTGCTCGGCGTGGCCATGCAGGATCGTCTGCATCAACCCTACCGCTGCCGGTTGGTGCCCGGTTTAAACGATATTTTTGCCATCGCCCGGAAGGAGGGCGCTTACGGTGCGGCCTTAAGCGGTGCAGGGCCGACGGTGATCGCCTTTTCCCCGCCGGAGTGCGAGGTGGGGGAAGCTATCCGCGGAGCCTTCCTGGCGCGAGGTATCGAAGCCCGGGTACTGAATCTGGAACCCGAGTTAGAGGGAACTCATCTAATATGTTAA
- a CDS encoding homoserine dehydrogenase, whose protein sequence is MNNAIGVGLLGLGTVGSGVVKLLEENAPRIFQLIGRRVEIKRILERNPEKARLLGIPPEVLTNRFEDILEDDDIQVVIELLGGIEPARTWMLDALRRGKHVVTANKDVVADYGKELFEAAAAGNADFYFEASVGGGIPIIHALKENLSANKIEEVIGIVNGTTNYILTRMAEESVDFQSVLRSAQEAGYAESDPTADIEGHDAARKIAILASIAFNTRVTTKDVFVEGITKIAPEDINYARELGYVIKLLAIARDNNEDIEVRVHPAFLPQEHPLASVNGVFNAIFVRGNAVGETMFYGQGAGQMPTASAVFGDVMEIVRNLESGSTGRFACTCFLDRKICPIGQIHSKYYLRLIVKDKPGVLASIAGVLGNHQVSIASVIQKRTLAVEGEMRAEIVLITHEVLEQDIQDALTVLKGLSIISSVENVIRVEGGSKI, encoded by the coding sequence ATGAACAACGCTATCGGTGTCGGATTGCTAGGCCTAGGTACCGTTGGATCGGGAGTTGTCAAGCTGCTGGAGGAAAACGCGCCCCGCATTTTTCAATTGATCGGGAGGAGAGTGGAGATAAAAAGAATCCTCGAGCGCAATCCCGAAAAGGCGCGGCTTTTGGGGATTCCTCCGGAGGTGCTGACGAATCGCTTCGAAGACATCCTGGAGGATGACGACATTCAGGTTGTCATTGAGCTTCTTGGTGGGATTGAGCCGGCGAGAACCTGGATGCTTGATGCGCTCCGCCGCGGGAAGCACGTGGTAACCGCCAATAAGGATGTTGTTGCCGATTACGGAAAAGAGTTGTTTGAGGCGGCTGCTGCCGGGAATGCGGACTTCTATTTTGAAGCCAGTGTCGGCGGAGGCATTCCGATAATTCATGCCTTGAAAGAAAACCTCTCAGCAAATAAAATTGAAGAAGTGATCGGAATTGTCAACGGCACCACGAACTACATCCTTACCCGGATGGCTGAAGAGAGCGTAGATTTCCAGTCGGTGCTGCGCTCGGCACAGGAAGCCGGTTATGCCGAGTCCGATCCCACCGCCGATATTGAAGGCCATGATGCTGCCCGGAAGATAGCCATACTAGCGTCCATCGCTTTCAACACCCGGGTTACCACTAAGGATGTTTTTGTCGAAGGGATTACAAAAATTGCCCCGGAGGATATCAACTATGCCAGGGAGTTAGGCTATGTTATCAAGCTGCTGGCCATCGCCAGAGATAACAATGAGGATATCGAGGTGCGGGTGCACCCTGCCTTTCTCCCCCAAGAACACCCGCTTGCCTCAGTAAATGGCGTCTTTAATGCTATTTTTGTGCGGGGCAATGCTGTTGGTGAAACCATGTTTTACGGGCAGGGCGCCGGGCAGATGCCGACTGCCAGCGCCGTCTTCGGGGACGTTATGGAAATTGTTCGCAACTTGGAAAGCGGCAGCACCGGCAGGTTTGCCTGTACCTGTTTTCTGGACAGGAAGATATGCCCTATTGGGCAGATTCACAGCAAGTACTACCTGCGCCTGATCGTCAAGGATAAACCCGGGGTGCTGGCCAGTATTGCCGGTGTTCTCGGTAACCATCAGGTAAGCATTGCTTCTGTGATCCAGAAAAGGACTCTGGCGGTAGAAGGGGAGATGCGGGCAGAGATCGTCCTCATCACCCACGAGGTTTTGGAACAGGATATTCAGGATGCACTTACGGTATTAAAGGGTCTTTCAATAATCAGTTCTGTTGAGAATGTTATCAGGGTTGAAGGAGGGAGTAAGATATGA
- a CDS encoding DUF512 domain-containing protein codes for MERYDRTGIPISGIIAGTPAASWGIKKGDYLLSVNGVRPRDLIAYRYLIAGEKLRLSFRKSNGTVTKITVAKEYDSDLGLVFENDCFDGIKRCRNRCIFCFIDQLPPGLRETLYVKDDDYRLSFLHGNFITLTNLRDQDLTRILRFKLSPLYLSVHTTNPHLRGMMLGLKRKAPVLDKIATLAAAGVNMHIQIVLCPGWNDGKELERTIGDLAAFQPQVRSIGIVPVGLTKFRGQLPSLRSPIGVECRRLIADCYSYQTAFRKRTGRSFVYLADEFYLKARLPFPPYSHYDDFPQLENGIGMARLLREEFRRLLPSLPKKLAASRRFLIATSRAGAEVIRPLVDRLNLIQRMDLRIIAIPNTFFGPHINVTGLLTGRDLLWGLRNAAGEDVLVPCSVLRQGTSLFLDGMSVSDVERETGCSLHFVEPQAAALVNFLCGKKVG; via the coding sequence ATGGAGCGCTACGATCGAACAGGCATACCGATAAGCGGCATAATTGCTGGTACCCCTGCGGCATCCTGGGGCATCAAAAAAGGGGATTATCTTCTTTCTGTTAACGGGGTTCGTCCCCGCGATTTAATCGCCTACCGCTATCTTATTGCAGGGGAAAAACTCAGATTGAGCTTTAGAAAGAGCAACGGCACTGTGACGAAGATCACGGTAGCCAAGGAATATGATTCCGATCTGGGGCTCGTTTTTGAAAACGACTGCTTTGATGGCATCAAGCGCTGTCGCAACAGGTGTATCTTTTGTTTTATCGACCAGCTCCCACCGGGACTGCGGGAAACGCTTTATGTTAAAGATGATGACTACAGGCTTTCTTTCTTGCACGGAAACTTCATCACTCTTACTAATTTGAGAGACCAAGATCTCACCCGGATCCTTCGGTTTAAGCTGAGCCCCCTGTACCTGTCCGTCCATACGACAAATCCCCATCTGAGGGGAATGATGCTCGGTCTAAAAAGAAAGGCTCCTGTTCTGGATAAGATCGCCACTCTTGCAGCCGCAGGCGTCAACATGCACATTCAGATCGTTCTCTGCCCCGGCTGGAACGACGGCAAGGAGCTGGAGCGGACTATCGGGGATCTGGCAGCCTTTCAACCGCAGGTGCGCTCGATTGGAATAGTACCGGTCGGCCTGACGAAGTTTCGCGGACAGCTGCCTTCTCTGCGTTCGCCGATAGGGGTGGAATGCCGGAGGCTGATCGCCGATTGCTACTCCTATCAGACTGCGTTTCGGAAAAGAACGGGGAGATCTTTCGTCTACCTGGCAGATGAATTTTATCTGAAGGCGAGGCTTCCCTTTCCTCCGTACTCTCATTACGATGATTTCCCCCAACTGGAAAACGGGATAGGCATGGCGCGCCTTTTAAGGGAGGAGTTCCGGCGACTTCTTCCATCGCTCCCGAAAAAATTAGCTGCTTCCCGCCGCTTCTTGATTGCCACCTCCCGTGCAGGGGCTGAAGTAATAAGGCCGCTGGTGGATCGCCTAAACCTGATTCAAAGGATGGATCTTAGGATTATCGCTATTCCGAATACATTTTTTGGGCCTCATATCAATGTTACCGGTTTGCTGACCGGCAGGGACCTTCTTTGGGGCCTGCGGAATGCAGCGGGAGAAGATGTTCTGGTGCCGTGTAGCGTGCTGCGCCAGGGCACTTCCTTATTCCTGGACGGTATGTCTGTTTCTGACGTCGAGCGAGAAACCGGCTGCTCTCTCCACTTCGTTGAGCCTCAGGCTGCCGCTCTGGTTAATTTTCTCTGCGGAAAAAAGGTGGGATGA
- a CDS encoding aspartate kinase: MRTIVQKYGGTSVANTKLIKNVARRVIRAKEAGNRVVVVVSAMGHTTDELLSLAREITPCPPEREIAMLLATGEQVSIALLAMAIDAAGYPVVSLTGFQAGIETDSAYTKARILSIRSDRLQKELNDRKIVIVAGFQGINEAGEITTLGRGGSDATAVALAAALKADQCEIYTDVDGVYTADPRIVPKAHKLEFISYDEMLELASLGALVLQPRAVEFAKKYAVPLVIRSSFNDCEGTLVGEVKSVENGRLVSGIAHDLNVAKIGIFDVPDRPGIARHIFQALADEYINVDMIIQGWVRNDHNDIVFTVARDDLARVIPVVERVVKEIGASGFVYNDRVAKVSIVGAGMVTNPGVAAAMFKALAREGINIEMISTSEIKVSCVIQEDQAIKAVGALHAEFFG, from the coding sequence TTGCGGACTATAGTACAGAAATACGGAGGCACTTCGGTAGCCAACACGAAGTTAATTAAAAATGTTGCCCGTCGCGTCATCCGGGCGAAAGAAGCGGGGAATCGGGTAGTGGTGGTGGTTTCCGCAATGGGCCATACTACCGATGAGTTGCTGAGCCTGGCCCGGGAAATAACCCCCTGCCCTCCGGAGCGAGAAATCGCCATGCTTCTGGCAACGGGAGAACAGGTATCCATTGCTTTACTGGCCATGGCAATTGACGCAGCTGGTTATCCCGTTGTTTCCCTGACGGGCTTTCAGGCGGGAATTGAAACTGATTCTGCCTATACCAAGGCCCGAATTCTCTCTATACGTTCGGATCGCCTGCAAAAAGAACTGAATGACCGCAAGATAGTTATCGTCGCCGGATTCCAGGGGATAAACGAAGCGGGGGAGATAACCACTCTCGGGCGGGGTGGGTCGGATGCCACTGCTGTAGCCCTGGCAGCAGCGTTGAAGGCGGATCAGTGTGAGATATATACAGATGTTGACGGGGTTTATACAGCAGATCCCCGTATTGTCCCCAAGGCTCATAAACTGGAGTTTATATCTTATGATGAGATGCTGGAACTGGCCAGTCTGGGTGCCCTCGTCCTGCAGCCGCGGGCGGTTGAGTTTGCCAAAAAGTATGCGGTGCCCCTCGTAATCAGGTCCAGCTTCAACGATTGTGAAGGTACATTAGTTGGGGAGGTAAAATCAGTGGAAAACGGTCGTCTTGTGAGTGGTATTGCTCATGATTTAAATGTTGCCAAAATCGGCATTTTCGACGTTCCCGATCGGCCAGGAATCGCCAGGCATATCTTTCAGGCGCTGGCCGATGAATATATCAATGTTGATATGATCATCCAGGGATGGGTCCGCAATGACCATAACGATATCGTTTTTACGGTGGCGCGGGACGACCTGGCGCGCGTGATTCCGGTTGTAGAAAGGGTCGTCAAGGAGATCGGGGCTTCGGGGTTTGTTTATAATGACCGCGTTGCCAAGGTCTCTATAGTCGGGGCAGGGATGGTTACCAACCCTGGGGTCGCCGCAGCCATGTTTAAGGCCCTTGCCAGGGAAGGGATCAATATCGAGATGATCAGTACCTCAGAGATCAAGGTATCCTGTGTGATTCAAGAGGATCAGGCAATCAAGGCCGTAGGAGCGCTCCATGCCGAATTCTTTGGTTAA
- the der gene encoding ribosome biogenesis GTPase Der, with amino-acid sequence MGKPIVALVGRPNVGKSTLFNRLTGRRTAIVDDQPGVTRDRLYGDVEWDNRKFTLIDTGGLFLEDPEFRRDVEKQVGKALAEADVVVFMVDARVGPLVEDERIAQELLKAKSRTIVAVNKVDNFREQDFYEFYRLGLGEPVPISGLHGLNIDELLDRIVELLPEGREEEKEEGVRVAIVGRPNVGKSTLVNALLRDERMIVSDIAGTTRDAIDTSFERDGRRYILIDTAGIMKRSRLKRGIEYYGVVRALRSVDRADVVLLVLDTGAGVVEQDKKIAGYVEESGKGVIIVINKWDLHANMNVFRRDFEAYVRAELDFIDYAPVHFVSAQTGQGVDKIMEKVDAVQKERSRWITTGNLNSWLQEAVYLNPPPGSGKHGLKFYYATQVGSRPPVIAFFVNNPELVRSSYKRYLERQLRQAYGFEGTPVRLVFRARKRSSEK; translated from the coding sequence GTGGGCAAACCTATCGTTGCTCTGGTAGGGAGACCCAATGTGGGAAAATCTACGCTGTTTAATCGGCTGACCGGAAGGCGGACGGCTATCGTGGACGATCAGCCAGGGGTTACCCGGGATCGCCTCTATGGTGATGTGGAGTGGGACAACAGGAAGTTTACTCTTATCGATACCGGCGGCCTTTTCCTGGAAGACCCGGAATTCCGACGAGATGTTGAGAAACAGGTCGGGAAGGCGCTGGCCGAAGCCGATGTGGTGGTTTTTATGGTTGATGCCAGGGTCGGACCTCTCGTGGAAGATGAGAGAATTGCTCAGGAACTCCTCAAAGCCAAAAGCAGAACAATTGTTGCCGTCAATAAGGTGGACAACTTCCGGGAGCAAGACTTCTACGAGTTCTACCGGTTAGGGTTGGGGGAACCCGTTCCCATTTCCGGATTGCACGGCCTGAATATCGATGAACTCTTGGACAGAATTGTTGAGCTGCTCCCGGAGGGCCGGGAAGAGGAGAAAGAGGAAGGGGTGCGGGTGGCCATCGTCGGCCGTCCTAATGTTGGAAAATCCACCCTGGTCAACGCCCTGCTCCGTGACGAACGGATGATTGTTAGTGATATTGCAGGGACCACCCGTGATGCCATCGATACCAGTTTTGAAAGAGACGGCCGCCGCTACATTCTGATCGATACTGCCGGCATCATGAAGCGCAGCCGTCTTAAAAGAGGGATTGAATACTATGGTGTTGTGCGCGCCCTGCGCTCCGTCGACCGTGCCGATGTGGTTCTCCTCGTCCTCGACACTGGCGCTGGTGTGGTAGAGCAGGATAAGAAAATCGCCGGATATGTTGAAGAAAGCGGAAAAGGGGTTATAATAGTAATCAATAAATGGGATTTACACGCAAATATGAATGTTTTCCGGCGGGATTTTGAGGCTTATGTGCGTGCAGAGTTGGATTTTATCGATTATGCGCCAGTGCATTTTGTTTCCGCTCAGACTGGCCAGGGTGTGGATAAAATAATGGAGAAAGTGGATGCCGTTCAAAAGGAGCGGAGCAGGTGGATCACTACGGGCAACCTGAACTCCTGGCTGCAGGAAGCGGTTTATCTGAACCCTCCTCCGGGATCTGGGAAGCATGGATTGAAGTTTTATTATGCAACTCAAGTCGGCTCCAGGCCTCCTGTTATCGCTTTTTTTGTCAACAATCCGGAGCTGGTTCGTTCATCCTACAAGAGGTACCTGGAAAGACAGCTGCGGCAGGCATACGGATTTGAAGGGACACCGGTACGGTTGGTCTTTCGAGCGAGGAAACGTTCTTCTGAAAAATGA